In the genome of Leptospira fletcheri, one region contains:
- the atpA gene encoding F0F1 ATP synthase subunit alpha, translated as MKIKTDEIASVLKQEILNYKKDLGVEEVGTVLEVGDGIARVFGLKNVMAGELVEFQNGVRGQAFNLEDNSVGVIIYGDYKNIQEGYTVKRTNKILEVPVGPELLGRVVNPLGEALDGKGPIQTKLTRPVESSAPGISMRQPVEEPMQTGIKSIDAMIPIGRGQRELIIGDRGTGKTSIALDTIINQKGSGVICVYVAIGQKASTVATTVEKLKAFGAMDYTIVVSATAADPAPMQYIAPYSGCSFAEYFMYNEKKATLVVYDDLSKQAVAYRQMSLLLRRPPGREAYPGDVFYLHSRLLERAAKLDEKYGAGSLTALPIIETQEGEVSAYIPTNVISITDGQIYLQSNLFASGVRPAVDVGISVSRVGSAAQIKAMKQVAGKMKLELAQFRELEAFAQLGTELDPITQSQLDRGYRIVEVLKQPVSNPYPVEEQVVEIFAVTRGHMDKIPVPKAREFGIHLLNTIRGQHPEVLNAIRTEKKISDEGKLGEVVSKIAGDFVRNLK; from the coding sequence ATGAAAATTAAAACGGACGAAATTGCGTCGGTTCTTAAACAAGAAATCTTAAATTACAAAAAAGATCTAGGCGTCGAGGAAGTCGGAACCGTTCTGGAAGTAGGGGACGGGATCGCGAGAGTCTTCGGTTTGAAAAACGTCATGGCGGGAGAACTCGTAGAATTCCAAAACGGAGTCCGCGGGCAGGCCTTCAACTTGGAAGACAATTCCGTCGGTGTGATCATTTACGGAGATTATAAGAATATCCAAGAAGGATATACCGTAAAGCGCACGAACAAGATTCTGGAAGTTCCCGTAGGCCCCGAATTGCTGGGTCGCGTAGTGAATCCTCTTGGCGAGGCTCTGGACGGAAAAGGCCCGATTCAAACAAAACTGACTCGCCCCGTGGAAAGTTCGGCGCCGGGAATCTCCATGAGACAACCCGTGGAAGAGCCGATGCAAACCGGAATCAAGAGTATAGACGCTATGATTCCGATCGGTCGCGGACAGAGGGAGTTGATCATCGGAGACCGCGGAACGGGAAAAACCTCCATCGCACTCGATACCATCATCAACCAAAAAGGTTCCGGCGTGATTTGCGTATACGTCGCGATCGGTCAAAAAGCCTCTACTGTCGCAACGACGGTGGAAAAGCTGAAGGCTTTCGGAGCTATGGATTACACGATCGTAGTTTCCGCTACCGCCGCGGATCCTGCTCCGATGCAGTACATCGCTCCTTATTCCGGTTGCTCCTTTGCGGAATACTTTATGTATAACGAAAAGAAGGCGACCTTGGTCGTTTATGACGACCTTTCCAAACAGGCGGTCGCATACCGACAAATGTCGTTACTGCTACGTCGTCCTCCGGGCCGTGAAGCGTATCCTGGAGACGTATTCTATCTTCACTCTCGTCTGTTGGAAAGAGCCGCAAAGCTGGATGAAAAATACGGCGCAGGTTCCTTAACCGCTCTTCCGATCATCGAGACTCAGGAAGGCGAAGTTTCCGCATACATCCCCACGAACGTGATTTCGATCACGGACGGACAGATTTATCTTCAGTCCAACTTGTTCGCTTCAGGCGTTCGTCCTGCAGTGGATGTCGGGATTTCGGTTTCTCGGGTCGGTTCCGCCGCTCAAATCAAAGCGATGAAACAAGTTGCGGGAAAAATGAAATTGGAATTGGCCCAGTTCCGCGAACTCGAGGCGTTTGCTCAGTTGGGAACGGAGTTGGATCCGATCACTCAATCCCAGTTGGATCGCGGATATCGTATCGTGGAAGTGCTGAAACAACCGGTCTCGAACCCGTACCCCGTGGAAGAACAGGTCGTGGAGATCTTCGCGGTGACCCGTGGGCATATGGACAAGATTCCCGTTCCAAAAGCTCGCGAATTCGGAATCCATTTGTTGAACACCATCCGCGGGCAACATCCGGAAGTCTTAAACGCGATTCGTACGGAAAAGAAAATTTCCGACGAAGGCAAATTGGGCGAAGTCGTATCTAAAATCGCTGGCGATTTTGTCAGAAACCTGAAGTAA
- a CDS encoding TetR/AcrR family transcriptional regulator, with protein sequence MAKDTRDLILRTSLRLFSEQGYHGTTMRQVAQKSGLSLGLAYRYFDSKESILEGIIQAHDKILKKYLPEHLTSPDDRRELIEFLAGQIIKLVKENEDYLRLYWNLMLQPKIHRLKRRNIHLVNLIFYENAKKVILAVKPNYSEFEVKNLSSSTIGYMINYLTNKKEFSLEDFRAYLIYALENT encoded by the coding sequence ATGGCCAAAGATACTAGGGATCTCATATTACGGACCTCCCTTAGGTTATTTTCCGAACAAGGATATCACGGAACCACGATGAGACAGGTCGCCCAGAAGTCGGGTCTGTCTCTGGGCTTGGCATATCGCTACTTCGATTCCAAAGAATCCATTCTCGAAGGTATCATACAGGCGCATGATAAAATTCTAAAGAAGTATCTACCGGAACATCTGACCTCCCCCGACGATCGTAGGGAATTGATCGAGTTCTTAGCCGGCCAAATCATAAAGTTGGTTAAGGAAAACGAGGATTATCTGCGTCTGTATTGGAATCTTATGCTTCAGCCTAAGATACATAGATTGAAGAGACGGAACATACATTTGGTGAATTTGATCTTTTACGAAAACGCCAAGAAAGTGATCTTAGCGGTAAAACCGAACTACTCGGAATTCGAAGTCAAAAACCTATCCTCTTCGACGATCGGATACATGATCAATTACCTTACGAACAAAAAGGAATTCAGCTTAGAGGATTTTCGGGCGTACCTGATCTACGCTTTGGAAAATACCTGA
- the atpH gene encoding ATP synthase F1 subunit delta, with the protein MSYSAIPKTYAAAFAGASSSLEEAEQELDSVLQILNLEPQFGDFFETPSVAREDKEKVLAKTFQGKVSEITLNFLQVLLARGRFSFLPEIHEAFKEELDRKAGRIRAKVNSYPALDDSQLAKLRDLLKEKFKSDFILEAKEDPSLIGGFVVRFHDLAIDSSMKSQLKKVRQALLERKLPVGVMYEN; encoded by the coding sequence ATGAGCTATTCCGCGATCCCAAAAACATACGCCGCGGCGTTTGCCGGGGCAAGTTCCTCCCTGGAAGAGGCGGAGCAGGAACTCGATTCCGTACTCCAAATCCTGAATTTAGAACCCCAGTTCGGCGATTTTTTTGAAACGCCTTCCGTCGCGAGAGAAGACAAGGAAAAGGTCCTGGCCAAAACCTTTCAAGGGAAGGTTTCGGAAATCACTTTAAATTTCCTGCAAGTATTACTTGCGAGAGGGAGATTTTCCTTTCTGCCCGAAATCCATGAGGCATTTAAAGAGGAATTGGATCGGAAAGCGGGACGCATTCGCGCCAAAGTGAATAGTTATCCCGCTTTGGACGATTCGCAATTGGCGAAATTGCGGGATCTTCTGAAGGAAAAATTCAAGTCGGATTTCATCTTGGAAGCTAAGGAGGACCCGAGCCTTATCGGTGGTTTTGTGGTCCGTTTCCATGATCTGGCGATCGATTCATCCATGAAAAGCCAGCTTAAAAAAGTAAGGCAAGCCTTGCTGGAAAGAAAACTACCGGTCGGAGTTATGTATGAAAATTAA
- a CDS encoding AtpZ/AtpI family protein: MMQGSEPKKPKEASPWELAGLGMEFCFIIVGSVFIGNYLDSKFGISPLGILGGSAIGFTYGIYYILYRVSKHEKGEK; encoded by the coding sequence ATGATGCAAGGATCCGAGCCGAAAAAACCGAAAGAAGCCTCCCCCTGGGAACTCGCCGGCTTGGGGATGGAATTTTGTTTTATCATCGTCGGTTCGGTTTTTATCGGAAATTATCTGGATAGCAAGTTCGGGATTTCTCCCCTGGGAATCTTAGGTGGCTCCGCGATCGGGTTTACCTACGGGATTTATTACATTCTGTACCGGGTTTCAAAGCACGAAAAGGGCGAAAAATAA
- the lepB gene encoding signal peptidase I, which produces MSEPQGIPSKKSLLSAIFQDESVSSTFSFVAIVVLVLAFKSSVLDANNIPSGSMIPTLKIGDFLFVNKMRYSFRMPFTEKELFRYDDPKRGDIVTFIPPERAMTEPGDARDGLFPKRYVKRVIGLPGDTIRITLTNVHRDGHYSTYSAIDYKEKGQAEFKKYNYKEISPGELLYDLDNTRALSAFLYKEEKPGFEHYVLEGSDSLYYHGSDCYKQTGCTIPEGHYMMEGDNRPDSSDSRYWGFVPREDVLGKAAMIYFSVNWRDSVCQYKSGKELAEKGPQQAEQYEGLELRNKCGDPSANWLLRTILYRIPRMEIRWSRIGTILR; this is translated from the coding sequence ATGAGCGAGCCCCAGGGCATTCCATCTAAAAAAAGTCTCCTTTCCGCGATATTCCAGGACGAATCGGTATCCTCCACGTTTTCCTTTGTCGCCATCGTAGTGCTGGTTTTGGCTTTTAAATCTTCGGTACTGGACGCGAATAATATCCCTTCCGGTTCCATGATTCCGACCCTAAAGATCGGGGATTTTCTATTTGTAAATAAAATGCGTTATTCCTTCCGTATGCCATTTACCGAAAAGGAACTATTCCGGTACGACGACCCTAAGCGAGGAGACATAGTGACGTTTATTCCTCCCGAGAGGGCAATGACGGAACCAGGGGATGCGAGGGACGGGCTTTTTCCAAAAAGATACGTGAAGAGGGTCATCGGGCTCCCGGGGGATACGATCCGGATCACTCTCACGAACGTCCACCGGGACGGGCATTATTCCACGTATTCCGCAATCGACTATAAGGAAAAGGGCCAAGCGGAATTTAAAAAGTACAATTACAAAGAGATCTCTCCCGGCGAATTGCTGTACGATCTGGACAATACCCGGGCTCTGAGTGCTTTTCTGTACAAGGAAGAAAAGCCCGGATTCGAACACTATGTTCTGGAAGGAAGCGATTCCCTGTATTACCACGGATCCGATTGTTACAAACAGACAGGATGTACGATTCCGGAAGGGCATTATATGATGGAAGGGGACAATCGACCCGATTCTTCTGATTCCAGATATTGGGGTTTCGTTCCTAGGGAAGATGTGCTCGGTAAGGCCGCGATGATTTACTTTTCCGTAAACTGGAGGGACTCCGTCTGCCAATATAAGAGCGGAAAAGAATTGGCGGAAAAAGGCCCCCAACAAGCGGAACAATACGAGGGACTGGAACTCAGGAATAAATGTGGAGACCCTTCCGCAAATTGGCTACTACGTACGATTCTGTATCGGATTCCTAGAATGGAAATCCGCTGGTCCAGGATTGGAACGATTCTACGGTAA
- the atpE gene encoding ATP synthase F0 subunit C produces the protein MEFGLGYIGVGIAAGIAILGAGLGIGRIGGSAAEGISRQPEASGKIQTAMIISAALIEGAALFALVIAFLAAGTLNDAVKAGVEKAKTAVSAPAEGK, from the coding sequence ATGGAATTCGGACTAGGATACATCGGAGTAGGAATCGCAGCTGGAATCGCAATCCTTGGCGCAGGTTTGGGAATCGGAAGGATCGGAGGATCCGCAGCAGAAGGTATCAGCCGTCAACCGGAAGCCAGCGGTAAAATCCAAACCGCGATGATCATTTCCGCGGCTCTGATCGAAGGTGCGGCGTTGTTCGCGCTTGTGATCGCATTCCTCGCGGCCGGAACCCTGAACGACGCAGTAAAAGCAGGCGTTGAAAAGGCAAAAACCGCAGTTTCCGCACCCGCCGAAGGTAAATAA
- a CDS encoding aldolase/citrate lyase family protein, with product MKEQIDRKIIELRRTLVSMSAGIPIVGLKGGTETEDMDAEEIRVLHLVAKDIVPVTVKIGGPEARTDIRMLAKEEIEGISAPMIESAYALKNFISTLKSMLPPVAYRKVFKSINLETVTGYKNLLEIADSKSFEELDQITAARSDLSASMGLIPDDEEVMKVTKTIISICKDRGKKTSVGGTITKQNFRKIAEEIGPDKINSRHVCVDAKKSANKSEEVAEAMLLFEIELYDLLAILKPDKAFAYKNRMETNRERIGSRKVLYSIR from the coding sequence GTGAAAGAGCAGATTGACCGCAAAATCATCGAACTTCGCCGTACCTTGGTATCCATGTCGGCGGGTATCCCGATCGTCGGCCTAAAAGGCGGAACGGAAACGGAAGATATGGACGCGGAGGAAATCCGGGTTCTACATCTGGTCGCGAAGGACATTGTCCCGGTAACTGTCAAAATCGGAGGTCCGGAAGCGAGAACGGATATCCGGATGCTCGCGAAGGAGGAGATCGAAGGGATTTCGGCCCCTATGATCGAATCGGCTTACGCTCTCAAGAATTTCATCTCCACTCTTAAGAGCATGCTCCCCCCTGTGGCCTATCGCAAGGTATTTAAATCCATCAATCTGGAAACCGTCACCGGTTACAAAAACCTTTTGGAAATCGCGGATTCCAAATCTTTCGAGGAACTGGACCAAATCACTGCGGCGCGTTCCGACCTTTCCGCCTCCATGGGACTCATTCCCGACGATGAGGAGGTCATGAAAGTGACCAAGACCATCATATCCATCTGTAAGGATAGGGGCAAAAAGACCTCCGTCGGAGGAACCATCACGAAGCAGAATTTCCGAAAAATCGCGGAGGAGATCGGCCCGGACAAGATCAATTCCAGACACGTTTGTGTGGACGCAAAAAAATCCGCGAACAAAAGCGAGGAAGTCGCCGAGGCGATGCTCCTATTCGAGATCGAACTCTACGACCTACTTGCCATCTTAAAGCCGGATAAGGCCTTCGCTTATAAGAACAGAATGGAAACGAATCGGGAAAGAATCGGATCTCGCAAGGTTCTCTATTCGATCCGATAA
- the atpB gene encoding F0F1 ATP synthase subunit A has protein sequence MLKRILAAILLFSALPMFASEGATEGFDLNEVLVHHLMDHAEFPLNIGGHKVYEDQEGFQSSNDNIFFDHHNNKRFHFIGGFDLHITRRVTMMWIVAILLFVIFIPAARIIARNPLKVQGRFANAVETFLGFLKKDVVDANMDGHGHGYYHYIFSLFFFILFCNLLGLLPPVGEVVQVGSEIVQHYVNEDSVAEAAEETAAAVSHHEPIWLAKVWNGITVTGDVSVTMTLALMTMALIYAAGFIYQGPKFVIHSVPNGVPWPLYFLMWPLEFIVSPAAKTFALTVRLLANMTAGHVIILALMGFIFQFKAWGIIPVSMLGAGVIYVLELFVAFLQAYVFALLTSLFVGLSMHRH, from the coding sequence ATGTTGAAACGAATCTTAGCCGCCATCTTACTCTTTTCTGCCCTACCTATGTTCGCCTCCGAGGGAGCAACGGAAGGGTTCGATCTGAACGAGGTTCTCGTTCATCACCTGATGGACCATGCCGAGTTTCCGCTGAATATCGGCGGGCATAAGGTGTATGAGGATCAGGAAGGTTTTCAGTCTTCCAACGACAACATATTCTTTGACCACCATAACAACAAACGGTTCCATTTTATAGGCGGATTCGATTTGCATATCACTCGCCGAGTGACCATGATGTGGATCGTTGCTATTCTTCTTTTTGTAATCTTCATTCCCGCTGCCAGGATCATTGCGAGAAATCCTCTCAAGGTCCAGGGACGTTTTGCGAATGCGGTAGAGACCTTCCTCGGCTTCTTAAAAAAGGATGTCGTGGATGCGAACATGGACGGTCACGGACATGGTTACTATCATTATATCTTTTCCCTTTTCTTCTTCATCCTTTTCTGTAATCTTTTAGGCCTCCTTCCTCCGGTGGGAGAAGTCGTGCAAGTCGGTTCGGAAATCGTTCAGCATTATGTGAACGAGGACTCGGTTGCGGAGGCTGCGGAAGAAACCGCTGCTGCCGTTAGCCATCACGAACCGATCTGGCTCGCGAAAGTCTGGAACGGAATCACCGTGACGGGAGATGTTTCCGTAACGATGACTCTGGCCTTAATGACCATGGCGCTGATCTATGCCGCGGGTTTCATTTACCAGGGCCCCAAATTCGTGATTCATTCCGTTCCGAACGGAGTGCCTTGGCCGCTTTATTTCCTAATGTGGCCGCTGGAGTTCATCGTTTCCCCTGCGGCAAAAACCTTCGCATTGACGGTGCGTCTTTTGGCGAACATGACCGCCGGGCACGTCATCATCCTGGCTTTGATGGGATTCATCTTCCAGTTCAAGGCTTGGGGAATCATTCCGGTCTCCATGTTAGGAGCCGGTGTGATCTACGTTCTGGAATTGTTCGTCGCCTTTTTGCAGGCGTACGTTTTTGCGCTTTTGACCTCGCTCTTCGTAGGCTTAAGCATGCATAGGCACTAA
- a CDS encoding DNA polymerase domain-containing protein: MPLKSLGFAKGYLFDVYHTEDKIYLWVKTDSGNSLLFFDSYQPVIYAKGAVSILGKLVRRLHELDALGDHPKFEKRKLFYENSFTDVLKLTISKPSVLSKITKKLYALYGRFDIYHSDIDVPTSYMFHKGLFPLCELKLAYTPTEEGRKIRKIKCLSSVSDLEYKIPSFRQLYMRLEKSHRIGFQSNPLILETDQNTYRLKTDKPKDLLLEIDSVLRKEDPDIIFSMYGDHTIFPKLFYYSEKVGFLPSFDRDKTAPIRRHITTKGTSYFTYGNIVFRAPSYPLFGRWHIDSANSFVYKEAYLPGIVELARLSRLPIQRMARASTGKALTYIETDVALRRGYLVPWQKSAVEAPKTAIQLLEADKGGLVFQPNISLGKTAENVAQLDFAQMYPRIMVNHNISPECVNCPCCESDPNADVVPGIGYKICNKRFGIVSEALQDVLDRRAYYKQRVAEESDPEIRNVLDSKQSSLKWMLVTSFGYLGYRNAKFGRLESHESVNAFAREKLLAAKEVTEERDYVFLHAITDSIFIRKEDSSPFSSGELEELCKEITERTRIKIEVDGIYTWLVFPPSSQDPLMPVANRYMGRFLSGNLKFRGIGARRKDLPVFIREAQSEMLEWMRTKISISDLKSSENEILSIYDRYDLLLRKGKVDWKVLLLKKSTTKELDEYEVDGATSLSMHKLRDLGIEVQAGEKIRYLVANQSSKTKGLRYIPEEELQLSDKKPFYDRNFYRKLLVSAFKEVWSEFASFDHFDSLTDDQGMLPF, from the coding sequence ATGCCTCTTAAGTCCCTAGGCTTCGCCAAAGGCTATTTATTCGACGTCTACCATACGGAAGACAAGATTTATCTTTGGGTAAAAACGGATTCCGGAAACTCGCTGTTATTTTTCGATTCGTACCAGCCCGTGATCTACGCCAAGGGAGCGGTTTCGATCCTAGGAAAATTAGTCCGGAGACTCCACGAACTGGACGCATTAGGAGATCATCCCAAGTTCGAAAAACGGAAATTGTTTTACGAAAACAGCTTTACGGACGTCCTCAAACTGACGATCTCGAAACCTTCCGTATTGTCCAAAATCACCAAGAAACTCTACGCGCTTTACGGAAGATTCGATATCTATCATTCGGATATAGACGTACCTACCAGCTATATGTTTCACAAAGGTCTCTTCCCGTTATGCGAATTAAAACTGGCTTATACACCTACGGAAGAAGGGAGAAAGATCCGAAAAATCAAATGCCTTTCTTCCGTCTCCGATCTGGAATACAAAATCCCTTCTTTCCGACAGCTCTACATGCGTCTGGAAAAAAGCCATAGAATCGGATTCCAATCCAACCCTTTGATCCTGGAAACGGATCAAAACACGTACAGATTAAAAACGGACAAACCCAAGGATCTTCTCTTGGAGATAGATTCCGTCCTACGAAAAGAGGATCCAGACATCATCTTTTCCATGTACGGTGATCATACCATCTTTCCGAAATTGTTTTATTATTCGGAAAAGGTAGGCTTCCTTCCGAGCTTCGATCGGGACAAAACCGCTCCGATACGGAGACACATCACCACCAAAGGGACGAGTTACTTCACGTACGGAAACATAGTCTTTCGGGCGCCTTCCTATCCTTTATTCGGAAGATGGCATATAGACTCCGCAAACAGCTTCGTATACAAGGAGGCTTATCTTCCCGGAATCGTGGAATTAGCCAGACTCTCCCGACTCCCTATTCAAAGAATGGCGCGAGCCTCCACGGGCAAAGCATTGACTTATATAGAAACGGATGTGGCTCTTCGAAGAGGCTATCTGGTTCCCTGGCAAAAAAGCGCAGTGGAAGCTCCTAAAACCGCCATACAACTCCTGGAAGCGGACAAAGGAGGTCTGGTATTCCAACCGAATATATCCTTGGGAAAAACCGCGGAGAACGTAGCCCAATTGGATTTTGCACAGATGTATCCGAGAATCATGGTAAACCATAATATCTCTCCGGAATGCGTCAATTGCCCCTGCTGCGAATCGGATCCGAACGCCGATGTCGTCCCGGGCATAGGTTATAAAATCTGCAACAAGCGTTTCGGAATCGTTTCCGAAGCGCTTCAGGATGTTCTAGACAGAAGAGCTTATTACAAACAAAGAGTAGCGGAGGAATCCGATCCGGAAATAAGAAACGTATTGGACTCCAAACAATCCAGCTTGAAATGGATGTTAGTCACTTCCTTCGGGTATCTCGGATATCGGAATGCGAAATTCGGACGCTTGGAAAGTCACGAAAGCGTCAACGCGTTCGCGAGAGAAAAGCTATTGGCAGCCAAAGAAGTCACGGAAGAAAGGGATTATGTGTTCCTACACGCGATCACCGACAGCATATTCATACGAAAAGAGGATTCTTCTCCGTTTTCCTCCGGTGAACTGGAGGAACTTTGCAAAGAAATCACCGAACGTACCCGCATAAAGATAGAGGTGGACGGAATTTATACGTGGTTGGTATTTCCTCCTTCCTCCCAAGATCCTCTCATGCCGGTAGCAAACCGCTATATGGGAAGATTCCTATCCGGAAATCTGAAATTCAGAGGAATAGGAGCCAGAAGAAAAGATCTCCCGGTTTTCATCCGCGAGGCCCAATCGGAGATGTTGGAATGGATGCGGACTAAAATCTCGATCTCCGACCTAAAGAGTTCGGAAAACGAAATATTATCTATTTATGATAGATACGACCTTTTGTTGAGAAAAGGCAAGGTGGATTGGAAAGTCCTACTGTTAAAAAAATCCACGACCAAGGAATTGGACGAGTACGAGGTGGACGGGGCGACTTCCCTATCCATGCACAAACTGAGGGATCTGGGCATAGAAGTTCAAGCCGGAGAAAAAATCAGATATTTGGTTGCGAACCAATCCTCAAAGACAAAAGGACTGAGATACATACCCGAAGAGGAATTGCAATTGTCCGATAAAAAACCCTTTTACGATCGGAATTTCTACAGAAAATTATTGGTTTCCGCATTCAAGGAAGTGTGGTCCGAGTTCGCCTCTTTCGATCATTTCGATTCCTTGACCGACGACCAAGGAATGCTTCCGTTCTAA
- the atpG gene encoding ATP synthase F1 subunit gamma codes for MATQREIKKRIVSVKNTRKITRTMEMVATAKSKKLSDRVNASHPFSNKIKEMVGSLASLSEVVKSPYLRKPQAIRSVALLVITANRGLCGGYNSNANRLAKNRIGELRKAGSQVRLFVVGKKGVSYFKFAGEKIEKTYTHINDKSGYKEAEEFAEFFLNLFAKEEVDAVEIVSTVYHSSSSQRAEVTKILPFEASGKGTVGDSVIYEPSPESILESLLPLVVKTAFLKAILEANCSEQIAQRIAMKSATDAASEMIKVLTRGYNRVRQAKITQEISEIVAGADSLN; via the coding sequence TTGGCTACACAAAGGGAAATAAAAAAACGGATCGTATCCGTTAAGAATACCCGGAAAATCACTCGGACAATGGAAATGGTGGCCACCGCCAAATCCAAAAAACTGAGCGATCGGGTAAACGCTTCCCATCCCTTTTCCAATAAGATTAAGGAGATGGTTGGATCTCTTGCTTCCCTTTCCGAAGTGGTCAAGAGTCCTTACTTGCGTAAACCTCAGGCGATCCGTTCCGTTGCACTTTTGGTGATCACGGCGAATCGGGGTCTTTGCGGCGGATACAATTCGAACGCGAACCGTCTGGCAAAAAACCGGATTGGAGAATTAAGAAAAGCGGGCTCCCAAGTCCGTTTGTTCGTAGTCGGCAAAAAAGGAGTGTCTTACTTCAAATTTGCCGGAGAGAAGATCGAAAAAACCTATACGCATATCAACGACAAATCCGGATACAAAGAAGCGGAAGAATTCGCCGAATTCTTTTTGAATCTTTTTGCAAAAGAGGAAGTCGACGCTGTGGAGATCGTTTCGACGGTGTATCATTCTTCCTCTTCGCAAAGAGCGGAAGTCACGAAAATTCTTCCTTTCGAAGCATCAGGCAAGGGAACGGTAGGGGACAGCGTGATCTACGAGCCCAGTCCGGAAAGCATCTTGGAATCACTACTTCCCTTGGTCGTTAAGACTGCTTTTTTGAAAGCGATTTTGGAAGCGAACTGCTCGGAGCAGATCGCACAGAGGATCGCGATGAAGTCCGCCACCGACGCGGCTTCGGAAATGATCAAGGTATTGACCCGAGGATACAACCGTGTTCGTCAGGCAAAGATCACTCAGGAAATCTCGGAAATCGTCGCAGGGGCGGATTCGCTAAACTAG
- a CDS encoding F0F1 ATP synthase subunit B, whose translation MFLLAAKGLNGLLDVNPGLVVWTLVTFGIVILVLKKFAWDVILKALDERAETIQNDIRKAADVRSEAEALLKDYETKIAGARDQANGIVAEAKTDATSVRNKMLEDASKEVKQMKDGAIKDIELAKSKALAELQEQIVGMTVQVAGLVLEKQLKSDDYKSFIENELVKIKKLSA comes from the coding sequence TTGTTTCTCTTAGCAGCTAAAGGGCTGAACGGTCTTCTCGACGTAAATCCGGGTCTAGTTGTTTGGACCCTGGTTACTTTCGGGATCGTGATCCTAGTCCTGAAGAAATTCGCCTGGGATGTGATTCTCAAAGCCCTGGATGAACGGGCCGAGACCATTCAAAACGATATTCGTAAGGCTGCAGACGTCCGCTCCGAGGCGGAGGCGCTTCTCAAAGACTACGAGACGAAAATTGCCGGAGCACGCGACCAAGCGAACGGAATCGTCGCAGAAGCTAAAACGGACGCCACAAGCGTTCGGAATAAGATGCTGGAAGACGCCTCTAAAGAAGTGAAGCAAATGAAAGACGGTGCCATTAAGGATATAGAATTGGCGAAGTCCAAGGCTTTGGCGGAACTTCAGGAGCAGATCGTAGGCATGACCGTGCAGGTAGCAGGTCTGGTGCTGGAAAAACAGCTCAAGTCGGACGATTATAAATCCTTTATCGAAAACGAGCTGGTCAAGATCAAGAAACTGAGCGCTTAA